CGGCGCAGGGCATCGACCATAACAACCAGTTCCATCAGGTTGTCGTTGGTTGGAGCACAGGTGGACTGGATGATGAAAATATCACCACCGCGTACATTTTCATTGATTTGTACGCTGACTTCGCCGTCGCTAAAGCGACCTACAGCGGCGTCGCCGAGGGAAGTGTACAGGCGGTTGGCAATACGTTGTGCTAGTTCCGGGGTGGCGTTACCAGCAAAAAGCTTCATATCAGGCACGAGATAACCTCAGGCATGCGTCCAGTGGTGGATAGCTTCGCCGCAAACTGCGGGGCCTAAGCGAAAGCTATCCAGGCGGTGTATTAAAGAGCGCGATGCAACGTCTGGAACAGGGTGACGTTGTCACCGAAACTCAGTCTGCGCCAGAATGGCATGCTGTAGCGGGGAGGTATTCATCCCGCGCGCTACAAAACCATGCAGCCAAACCGGCGCTTGCTCAAGCACCTGACGAGCGGCGGACTCGGTGTCAAATTCAGCAAAGACACAAGCCCCTGTGCCAGTCAGGCGCGACGGCGCGTATTCTAACAGCCAGGAAAGCACGGCATCAACCTCGCGAAAACGTTTTCTTGCGATAACCTCGCAATCGTTGCTGAATTCACATTTTAATAACGTTTCTATTGACCGTGTCGGGGTATTTCGCGGCAGGTCCGGATCGTTGAAGATGACGGGCGTGGGAATGCTCACGCCAGGATGGGCAATCAGATACCACTTTTCCGGCGGCTCTACCGGCGAGAGCACTTCGCCCACGCCTTCTGCAAATGCGGCATGGCCCCGCACAAACACCGGGACATCTGCGCCCAGCGTCAACCCCAGAGTCGCCAGTTCGTCTTTCGACAGGCCACAGCCCCAGAGATGATTTAACGCCACCAGAATCGTTGCCGCGTTGGAAGACCCACCCCCCAGGCCGCCGCCCATGGGCAGACGCTTCACAATGCTAATATCTGCTCCGCTTCCGGAAGGTAAACGCCCGGTGTCGTGCGCTGCCTTCATCAGCAGACGCGCGGCGCGCACAATCAGGTTATCTTCCTGTTCCACGCCGTCCACCGGCGTGAGCAGGCAGATCTGCCCGTCCTGACGCAGGTCGATGGTTATTGTGTCGCCGTAATCGACAAACTGAAACAGCGTTTGCAGGGTGTGATACCCGTCAGCTCGCCGCCCGGTAATGTATAAAAACAGGTTCAGTTTTGCTGGAGAGGGCCACTGGGTCATCATTTCACGATCCAGTTGTCCATTTTCAGCTTGATGCGCTGGCTCCCCTGCGTCAGCTCCATATTTGACGGCAGTGACGGCTGCGTTTTGCTGTCATAGGCGCTGTACACTACTTTCCAGCTTTTGCCGTTCTGGGTGTAGTTCACCTGGCTCAGACGGTATTGATCGTCAAGGGTGTAATCCGTCGCCTCGCCCGGCAGGCCCAGGATCCACTGGCGCAGGCTGTTGAGCGGGATCGGCATCCCGGTCAGCTTGCCAATCATCTCTTCTGCATCGGTCGCGGTGTAGTGCTGGCCTTTGTTGTCGGTGATCTGCGCTTCACCCGGTTTAGCAATAAGCTCCAGCTCGGTGCTGCCAAGCGGGTTCAGCAGCAGCAGGCGATAGTGGTCCTGCCCGGTTTGCTGCCAGAAGAAGCGTGCATACACTTTTTGATCGTCGGAGAGATAGGCAAACGCACCGCGCGTCTGGTACTGACTCAGTTTCAGCACGTCCTGCTGGTGCTGACGCCACTGGGGTGAGTCAGGGCTTTTGCCCGGCCCTTTAGGAGGGGTGATAGAACACGCGGTCAGAACCAGGGCCGCCAGAGGCAGCAGGCGAATCAGTCGGGTCATAATGATGACAAATCCTTGAGATAAGTTGCAGTTATAACTGTTAATGCTAGCGTCCCGCAGTGGCAGCGTCTACGTTCAAATTGTCTCAAAGCGCGTTGTAAGCTATTACTCCGAAAGGATGCGGTCTCTTTTATTGATCTCGCGCATCCTGTATGATGCGACCTGCTAACCTTATTAACGCTGGTACTACTCCCGCTCACATGACCCTATTAGCACTCGGCATTAACCACAAAACGGCCCCGGTTTCGCTGCGAGAACGCGTTACGTTTTCGCCGGATACGCTCGACCTGGCGCTGGACAGCCTGCTTGCACAGCCGATGGTGCAGGGGGGCGTGGTACTCTCGACGTGCAACCGTACCGAGCTTTATCTGAGCGTAGAAGAGCAGGACAACCTGCATGAAGCGCTGATCCGCTGGCTTTGCGACTACCACAACCTTAACGAAGAAGAGCTGCGCAACAGTTTGTACTGGCATCAGGACAACGACGCGGTCAGCCACCTGATGCGCGTGGCCAGCGGTCTCGATTCGCTGGTGTTGGGCGAGCCACAGATCCTCGGTCAGGTGAAAAAAGCGTTTGCGGATTCACATAAAGGGCATCTTAAGGCCAGCGAACTGGAACGCATGTTCCAGAAATCATTCTCCGTGGCGAAGCGTGTGCGAACCGAAACCGACATTGGTGCCAGTGCGGTTTCTGTTGCTTTCGCCGCCTGTACCCTGGCGCGCCAAATCTTTGAGTCGTTATCGACCGTGACGGTGCTGCTGGTGGGCGCGGGTGAAACCATAGAACTTGTGGCGCGACACCTTCGCGAACACAAAGTGAAAAAGATGATTATTGCCAACCGCACCCGTGAACGCGCGCAGGTTCTGGCGGAAGAAGTGGGTGCCGAGGTGATTGCGCTGAGCGACATCGATGAACGCCTGAAAGAGGCAGACATCATCATCAGTTCTACCGCCAGCCCGCTGCCGATCATTGGCAAGGGGATGGTGGAACGCGCGCTGAAATCCCGCCGTAATCAGCCGATGCTGCTGGTGGACATCGCCGTCCCGCGCGATGTCGAACCTGAAGTCGGCAAACTGGCAAACGCCTATCTCTACAGCGTGGACGATCTGCAAAGCATCATTTCGCACAACCTCGCCCAGCGTAAAGCGGCGGCGGTGCAGGCGGAAACCATTGTTGAGCAGGAAACCAGCGAGTTTATGGCCTGGCTGCGCGCGCAAAGCGTCAGCGAGACCATCCGCGACTATCGCGGACAGGCCGAACAGGTGCGTGATGACCTGACGGCTAAAGCGTTGGCTGCCCTTGAACAGGGCGGAGACGCAAGCGCTATCATGCAGGATCTGGCCTGGAAACTGACCAACCGCCTGATCCATGCACCAACCAAATCACTTCAGCAGGCCGCCCGGGACGGGGATGATGAACGCCTGACTATTCTGCGCAACAGCCTCGGGCTGGAATAGCGCCCTATACCCATTTTCCATTACAAGGTGCACTTACGCCTATGAAGCCTTCTATCGTCGCCAAACTGGAAGCTCTGCACGAGCGCCATGAAGAAGTCCAGGCGCTGCTCGGCGATGCCGGGACCATTGCAGACCAGGAACGTTTTCGCGCGCTGTCGCGGGAATACGCGCAGTTAAGTGATGTATCAAAATGCTATACCGACTGGCGACAGGTCCAGGACGATATTGAAACCGCGCAGATGATGCTCGACGACCCTGAAATGCGTGAAATGGCGCAGGAAGAGTTGCAGGACGCCAAAGCGCGTTCTGAAGAGATGGAGCAGCAGCTCCAGGTGCTTTTACTGCCAAAAGATCCGGATGATGAACGTAACGCCTTTATTGAAGTGCGCGCCGGAACCGGCGGTGACGAGGCGGCGCTGTTTGCCGGTGACCTGTTCCGCATGTACTGCCGCTATGCTGAAGCGCGTCGCTGGCGCGTCGAGATCCTGAGCGCCAACGAAGGCGAACACGGTGGTTTTAAAGAAGTTATCGCCAAGATCAGCGGCGACGGCGTGTACGGGCGTCTGAAGTTTGAATCGGGCGGCCATCGCGTGCAGCGCGTACCGGCAACGGAATCCCAGGGGCGTATCCACACCTCGGCCTGTACCGTTGCGGTGATGCCTGAGCTGCCGGAAGCCGAACTGCCGGACATTAACCCGGCGGATCTGCGTATCGACACCTTCCGCTCCTCGGGCGCGGGCGGTCAGCACGTTAACACCACTGACTCCGCGATCCGTATTACCCACCTGCCGACTGGCATCGTGGTGGAGTGTCAGGACGAGCGTTCCCAGCACAAGAACAAAGCCAAAGCCTTGTCCGTACTGGGCGCACGTATCCGTGCCGCCGAAGTGGCGAAGCGCCAGCAGGCGGAAGCCTCTACCCGTCGCAACCTGCTGGGCAGCGGCGATCGCAGCGATCGTAACCGCACCTACAACTTCCCGCAGGGGCGCGTGACCGATCACCGCATCAACCTGACGCTCTACCGCCTGGATGAAACCATGGAAGGCAAGCTCGATATGCTGATTGAGCCTATCGTACAGGAATACCAGGCCGACCAGTTGGCGGCCTTGTCCGAGCAGGAATAATGGATTTTCAACACTGGTTACGCCACGCCGCCAGTGCGCTTTCAGAGAGTGAAAGCCCTAAACGCGACGCCGAAATTTTGCTGGAGCATGTGACGGGGAAAACCCGTACCTGGCTGCTTGCCTTCGGCGAGACGGCGCTGACCGCTGAACAGGAAGCGGCGCTTTCGGCGCTGCTTGCCCGCCGTAAGACCGGTGAGCCGGTGGCGCACCTGGTCGGCGAGCGCGAGTTCTGGTCGCTGCCGCTGTATGTCTCTGCCGCTACGCTGATCCCCCGCCCGGACACCGAGTGTCTGGTCGAACAGGCGCTGGCCCGTCTGCCGGAGCAGGGCACGGCAATCCTCGATCTGGGTACCGGCACCGGCGCGATTGCCCTGGCGCTTGCCAGCGAGCGTCCTGATTGCAGCGTAACGGCCGTCGATCTGATGCCTGATGCGGTCGCGCTGGCGCAGCGTAACGTCCAGCGCCTTGAGCTGTGCAACGTGACGGTGCTTCAAAGCAGCTGGTTCAGCGCGCTTGAGGCGCGCAGCTTTGGGATGATTGTCAGTAATCCCCCCTACATCGACGAAAATGACCCCCATCTGGCGCAGGGTGACGTCCGCTTTGAGCCGCGCACGGCGCTGGTGGCGTCCGGTGAGGGGCTTGCCGATCTCGATCACATTGTGACAACGTCACGACAACATTTGCTTCACGGCGGCTGGCTGCTGGTGGAACATGGCTGGACCCAGGGCGAGGCGGTGCGTGATCTGTTCACCCGCGCGGGCTACACGGGCGTCGAAACCTGTCGTGATTATGGCGGCAACGAACGCCTGACGCTGGGTCAATGGGCATGAGTCTTTTTACCGTGCTGATTACCGTCCACCTTGTGTGTGTCGCGTTGACGATAGCGTTCTTTATCGTCCGCTACGCGTGGCGTTACAGCAATAATCCATTGATTGACGCCCGCTGGGTGCGTATTGCGCCGCACTGTATCGACACGCTGCTGTTCCTTTCCGGGGCCGGGTTGATGTGGAAAACGGGCTATCTGCCATTTACTGATAAAGGCGCATGGCTGACTGAAAAGCTGTTTGGCGTTATCATCTACATCGTTTTGGGTTTTATCGCGCTTGGGCGTCGTCGTCCGCGCAGCCAGCAGACCGGGTTTATCGCCTTTCTGCTGGGTTTGGTGGTGCTGTACATCATCATTAAACTCGCCACCACAAGAATACCGATACTGGGGTAAGTCATGAGGTCCTTAGCCAATTTCGAATTTAATAAAGTGCCGCTCTGCGATGGCATGATCCTGATTTCAGAGATGATCCGCGACGACTTTACGTCGCAGTTCGTTTACGCGGAGCTGGAGAAGCTGGTCAGCCTGGCGCGTGAGGAGATCAATCAGGCGCGTCCGCAGGACTGGCAGCTTGAAAAGCTGGTGGAGCTTTTCTACGGCGAATGGGGTTTTTGCGACACGCGTGGCGTGTATCGCCTGTCTGACGCCTTATGGCTGGATCAGGTTCTGAAAAATCGTCAGGGTAGCGCCGTCGCGCTGGGCGCTATTTTACTGTGGGTCGCCCATCGTCTGGATATTCCGCTGGTGCCGGTCATCTTCCCGACGCAGATGATCCTGCGGGCGGAGTGGCTGGACGGTGAGATGTGGTTAATCAATCCGTTTAACGGCGACACGCTGGATGAACACACGCTGGACGTCTGGCTTAAAGGCAACATCAGCCCGGTCGCCGAGTTGTTTAACGAAGATCTCGACGAAGCGGATAACGCAGAAGTGATCCGCAAGCTGCTCGATACGCTGAAGTCCGCGCTGATGGAAGAGCGGCAGATGGAGCTGGCCTTACGCGCAAGCGAGGTGCTGCTGCAGTTTAACCCGGAAGATCCGTATGAAATTCGCGACCGCGGGCTTATTTATGCCCAGCTCGACTGCGAGCATGTGGCGCTGAATGATTTGAGTTATTTCGTTGAACAGTGCCCGGAAGATCCGATTAGCGAAATGATCCGCGCGCAGATTAACGCGATCTCGCACAAACAAATTACACTGCATTAATCTTAATTCCGATTCACACCTGAATAAGGCGATCCTATGAAACAAAAAGTGGTTAGCATTGGTGATATCAACGTGGCAAACGACCTGCCGTTCGTGCTGTTTGGCGGTATGAACGTGCTGGAATCCCGTGATCTCGCGATGCGTATCTGCGAGCACTACGTGACCGTGACCCAGAAACTGGGCATCCCGTACGTGTTCAAAGCCTCTTTTGATAAAGCCAACCGCTCCTCCATCAACTCTTACCGTGGCCCGGGCCTGGAAGAGGGGATGAAAATTTTCCAGGAGCTGAAGCAGACCTTTGGCGTTAAAGTGATCACCGACGTGCATGAAGCCTCACAGGCGCAGCCTGTGGCAGACGTGGTAGACGTTATCCAACTGCCTGCGTTCCTGGCGCGCCAGACCGACCTGGTGGCGGCGATGGCGAAAACCGGTGCCGTCATCAACGTGAAGAAGCCGCAGTTCGTGAGCCCAGGGCAGATGGGCAACATCGTGGATAAGTTTATCGAAGGCGGTAACGACCAAGTTATCCTGTGCGATCGCGGAGCCAACTTCGGCTATGACAACCTGGTGGTTGATATGCTGGGCTTTAGCGTGATGAAGAACGTCTCTAACCAGTCTCCGGTGATTTTCGACGTAACCCACGCCCTGCAGTGCCGCGACCCGTTTGGTGCGGCGTCCGGCGGCCGTCGTGCTCAGGTTACCGAACTGGCGCGCGCCGGTATGGCGACAGGTCTGGCGGGCTTGTTCATTGAAGCGCACCCGGATCCTGCCAACGCCAAGTGCGATGGCCCGTCCGCACTGCCGCTGGACAAACTGGAACCCTTCCTGAAACAGATCAAAGCGATTGACGATCTGGTGAAGAGCTTCGACGAGCTGGATACCAGCAACTAATAAAAAAACCCGCTTCGGCGGGTTTTTTTATGGCGTTTATTGCCGGGTGGCGCTGCGCTTACCCGGCAAACACGCTACGCAAATATCGTCATCAAATACGCAATAAACAGCGCCATGTGCGCCGCACCGTTCAGCACGTTGGTGCGCCCGGTCGAGAACGAAATCTGGCACAGCAGCAGGGAGGCCAGCATCACAATCATCTCCGGCGCGCCCAGCGCAAACTGCAAATCATTACCCGTCATAAAGGCAATTAAGGTCACCACCGGCACGGTGAGGGAGATCGTTGCCAGCACCGAACCGAAGAACAAGTTCATGGCGCGCTGCACCTGATTGTTCAGCACCGCTTTCAGCGCGCCCAGTCCTTCCGGAGAGAGAATCAACAGCGCTACCAGGAAGCCGGTAAAGGCAACCGGGGCATTCAGCTCGGTTAACAGCGTTTCAAGCGGGTTTGCGTTCATCTTGGTCACGGCGATAACCGCAACCAGATGCACGATCAGCCAGACGGTGTGCCACGCGCTGCTGTGGGCCGAGGGTTTGCCGTGATGCGGATCATCGTCGTCGCCGTCATCTTCATGCTCATAGACAAACAGGCTCTGGTGCGTTTTGGTCTGGATCAGCAGGAACACGCCGTACATGGCTGCGGAAATCAGGGCAACCAGCAGCGCCTGCCCGGTGGTAAAGTTCGCCCCCGGCAGCGCCATCGGGAAGACCAGCACAATGATTGCCAGCGGGAAAAGGGCGATCAGGTACTGTTTAATGCCAAACAGATTCATATACTGGGTCGCGAATTTACGCCCGCCCAGTAACAGCGAAAAGCCCACCAGACCGCCGGTCACAATCATGATGATGGAATACAGGGTGTCGCGCATCAGCGTAGGCGCGGCGTCGCCCGTTGCCATCAGGGCGGAGATCAGGCTGACTTCGAGAATAACGACCGAAAGGCTTAAGATTAAGGAGCCGTAAGGTTCGCCCAGGCGGTGGGCTAATACGTCGGCATGGCGGACTACGCTAAAGGCGCTGGTTAAGATCCCGACCAGCGCAAGGATATTGATACCAACCACCACTGGCAGTGACTGACTGCTTCCCCAGAAGAGCAGCACAGCCAGTGCCAGAACCGGGAAAATGAGTGACGTCTCCTTGTGGCGGGTCTTAACCGCCTCGTGTGCTGCTGTCATGTGCTTCTCCATCAATGCAGGTGTTGTCATTATAGATAGAATTTTAAGGTCAATAAACTAACAGAATTCTGCTATTTCCCCTTTATTTTTTACTTAATTTTACCCTTTTAGCAGAAATTTAAGGCTGATGGTTAAAAAGATCATTTTTAAAAGAATACTTCATAAATAACAGCTAATTAATCTTTATGTTAATCCAAATTACTCATCGGCGTGGCAACCTGTGGCATCGTCGTCCACACTTAACCTTTTACACAAAAGTGAGGTAAACCATGCCCTATAAATCGAAAAGCGAACTGCCCGATAGCGTACAGCACGTCCTGCCAGCCCATGCCCAGGATATCTACAAAGAAGCGTTTAACAGCGCCTGGGATCAGTATAAAGATAAAGACGACCGCCGGGATGATGCCAGCCGGGAAGAGACCGCTCATAAAGTCGCCTGGGCGGCAGTGAAAAATGATTACGAGAAAGGAGACGATGATAAATGGCATAAAAAGAAATAGCCGCGAAACCCTTACCTGGCCCGGTTTTGACTTTTAAGGCGGTTGAACTTCCGTTGTATTGCAACTGGCCCGCGAATTGCTTATCGTTAATCCCCTGCTGGTAAAATGACCAGTAGATAATGTCGGGAAGGCGGATTACAGCGGTCGCAAGGAAGCATGCAGTGGCGGAGGTATAAAGTGTTAACGCGTGATTTCTTGATGAAAGCGGATTGTAAGACGGCATTTGGTGCTATTGAGGAATCGCTTCTCTGGTCGGCTGAACAACGTGCGGCGTCGCTCGCTGCCACGCTTTCCTGCCGTCCTGACGATGGCCCGGTATGGATCTTTGGCTATGGTTCGCTGATGTGGAACCCGGCCCTCGAATTTGTCGAATCGGCGACGGGCACGCTGCCCGGTTGGCATCGCGCGTTTTGCCTGCGCCTGACCGCGGGCCGCGGCAGTGCCTGTCAGCCAGGGCGCATGCTTGCACTGAAAGAGGGCGGGCGCACCACGGGCGTGGCCTACCGCCTGCCGGATGCCACGCTGCAGGAGGAGCTGACGCTGCTCTGGAAGCGCGAGATGATCACCGGGTGCTACATGCCCAGCTGGTGCAAGCTGGAACTCGACGACGGCCGCACCGTCAACGCGCTGGTGTTTATCATGGACCCACGCCATCCACTGTATGAAGCCGATACCCGCACGCAGGTGATTGCTCCGCTGATCGCGGCCGCCAGCGGCCCACTGGGCACTAACGCGCAGTACCTTTTCTCCCTCGACCAGGAGTTGACCCGCCTCGGCATGAAAGATGATTGCCTGAATGAGCTGGTGGTGAAGGTGAAAGCGCTGCTGGAAGGAAATGCGCCGGGGCTATGCCTGACCCCGGCGGGCGCGCGTTAACGCCTTCGCGCGCCAGAAGGTTTAAATGCGGAAATGCCCGGCCGTTTCCGCCAGATCGCCCGCCTGGCTCTGCAGGGCGCTGGCCGCAGCGGCCGACTCGACCACCAGTTCCGCGTTCTGCTGCACCATCCGATCCAGATGCGTCACCGCGTGGTTTATCTCGTGAATACCTTTCATCTGCTCACTGGTGGCGATGGAGATTTCGCGCATGATGCCCGAGACGCTGCCGATGCTGGCCCGGATCTCATTCATGCTGTCACCCGCCAGATGCACATAGCGCGATCCGGTTGCCACGCTGTCGGTGGTGGAGTCGATAAGCGATTTGATCTCTTTCGCCGCCTGCGCACTGCGGCTGGCAAGGTTACGCACTTCCCCGGCCACCACGGCAAACCCACGTCCTTGCTCGCCGGCGCGCGCCGCTTCGACCGAGGCATTCAGCGCCAGAATGTTGGTCTGGAAGGCAATACCGTCAATCACGCTGGTGATATCGCCAATTTTTGCTGACGCCACCTCAATCGACTGCATGGTACTGATGGCCTGAGAGACCACCTCGCCCCCGCGAGAAGCGGCGGCGGAGGCCTTGCTCGCCTGATCGTTGGCTTGCGCCGCTGACGCATTGGACTGGGTCACCGACGCGGTGATCTGCTCTACGGCGCTGGCCGTCTCACGCAGGCTGGAGGCGGCCTGCTCGGTGCGCCCCGAAAGATCCTGGTTGCCTGCGGCAATCTCCTTCGCCGCATTTTTTACGGATGCGCTG
This region of Enterobacter cancerogenus genomic DNA includes:
- the ispE gene encoding 4-(cytidine 5'-diphospho)-2-C-methyl-D-erythritol kinase, with amino-acid sequence MMTQWPSPAKLNLFLYITGRRADGYHTLQTLFQFVDYGDTITIDLRQDGQICLLTPVDGVEQEDNLIVRAARLLMKAAHDTGRLPSGSGADISIVKRLPMGGGLGGGSSNAATILVALNHLWGCGLSKDELATLGLTLGADVPVFVRGHAAFAEGVGEVLSPVEPPEKWYLIAHPGVSIPTPVIFNDPDLPRNTPTRSIETLLKCEFSNDCEVIARKRFREVDAVLSWLLEYAPSRLTGTGACVFAEFDTESAARQVLEQAPVWLHGFVARGMNTSPLQHAILAQTEFR
- the lolB gene encoding lipoprotein insertase outer membrane protein LolB yields the protein MTRLIRLLPLAALVLTACSITPPKGPGKSPDSPQWRQHQQDVLKLSQYQTRGAFAYLSDDQKVYARFFWQQTGQDHYRLLLLNPLGSTELELIAKPGEAQITDNKGQHYTATDAEEMIGKLTGMPIPLNSLRQWILGLPGEATDYTLDDQYRLSQVNYTQNGKSWKVVYSAYDSKTQPSLPSNMELTQGSQRIKLKMDNWIVK
- the hemA gene encoding glutamyl-tRNA reductase → MTLLALGINHKTAPVSLRERVTFSPDTLDLALDSLLAQPMVQGGVVLSTCNRTELYLSVEEQDNLHEALIRWLCDYHNLNEEELRNSLYWHQDNDAVSHLMRVASGLDSLVLGEPQILGQVKKAFADSHKGHLKASELERMFQKSFSVAKRVRTETDIGASAVSVAFAACTLARQIFESLSTVTVLLVGAGETIELVARHLREHKVKKMIIANRTRERAQVLAEEVGAEVIALSDIDERLKEADIIISSTASPLPIIGKGMVERALKSRRNQPMLLVDIAVPRDVEPEVGKLANAYLYSVDDLQSIISHNLAQRKAAAVQAETIVEQETSEFMAWLRAQSVSETIRDYRGQAEQVRDDLTAKALAALEQGGDASAIMQDLAWKLTNRLIHAPTKSLQQAARDGDDERLTILRNSLGLE
- the prfA gene encoding peptide chain release factor 1, which encodes MKPSIVAKLEALHERHEEVQALLGDAGTIADQERFRALSREYAQLSDVSKCYTDWRQVQDDIETAQMMLDDPEMREMAQEELQDAKARSEEMEQQLQVLLLPKDPDDERNAFIEVRAGTGGDEAALFAGDLFRMYCRYAEARRWRVEILSANEGEHGGFKEVIAKISGDGVYGRLKFESGGHRVQRVPATESQGRIHTSACTVAVMPELPEAELPDINPADLRIDTFRSSGAGGQHVNTTDSAIRITHLPTGIVVECQDERSQHKNKAKALSVLGARIRAAEVAKRQQAEASTRRNLLGSGDRSDRNRTYNFPQGRVTDHRINLTLYRLDETMEGKLDMLIEPIVQEYQADQLAALSEQE
- the prmC gene encoding peptide chain release factor N(5)-glutamine methyltransferase, which translates into the protein MDFQHWLRHAASALSESESPKRDAEILLEHVTGKTRTWLLAFGETALTAEQEAALSALLARRKTGEPVAHLVGEREFWSLPLYVSAATLIPRPDTECLVEQALARLPEQGTAILDLGTGTGAIALALASERPDCSVTAVDLMPDAVALAQRNVQRLELCNVTVLQSSWFSALEARSFGMIVSNPPYIDENDPHLAQGDVRFEPRTALVASGEGLADLDHIVTTSRQHLLHGGWLLVEHGWTQGEAVRDLFTRAGYTGVETCRDYGGNERLTLGQWA
- the sirB2 gene encoding invasion regulator SirB2; translated protein: MSLFTVLITVHLVCVALTIAFFIVRYAWRYSNNPLIDARWVRIAPHCIDTLLFLSGAGLMWKTGYLPFTDKGAWLTEKLFGVIIYIVLGFIALGRRRPRSQQTGFIAFLLGLVVLYIIIKLATTRIPILG
- the sirB1 gene encoding invasion regulator SirB1, whose amino-acid sequence is MRSLANFEFNKVPLCDGMILISEMIRDDFTSQFVYAELEKLVSLAREEINQARPQDWQLEKLVELFYGEWGFCDTRGVYRLSDALWLDQVLKNRQGSAVALGAILLWVAHRLDIPLVPVIFPTQMILRAEWLDGEMWLINPFNGDTLDEHTLDVWLKGNISPVAELFNEDLDEADNAEVIRKLLDTLKSALMEERQMELALRASEVLLQFNPEDPYEIRDRGLIYAQLDCEHVALNDLSYFVEQCPEDPISEMIRAQINAISHKQITLH
- the kdsA gene encoding 3-deoxy-8-phosphooctulonate synthase, whose amino-acid sequence is MKQKVVSIGDINVANDLPFVLFGGMNVLESRDLAMRICEHYVTVTQKLGIPYVFKASFDKANRSSINSYRGPGLEEGMKIFQELKQTFGVKVITDVHEASQAQPVADVVDVIQLPAFLARQTDLVAAMAKTGAVINVKKPQFVSPGQMGNIVDKFIEGGNDQVILCDRGANFGYDNLVVDMLGFSVMKNVSNQSPVIFDVTHALQCRDPFGAASGGRRAQVTELARAGMATGLAGLFIEAHPDPANAKCDGPSALPLDKLEPFLKQIKAIDDLVKSFDELDTSN
- the chaA gene encoding sodium-potassium/proton antiporter ChaA, whose protein sequence is MTAAHEAVKTRHKETSLIFPVLALAVLLFWGSSQSLPVVVGINILALVGILTSAFSVVRHADVLAHRLGEPYGSLILSLSVVILEVSLISALMATGDAAPTLMRDTLYSIIMIVTGGLVGFSLLLGGRKFATQYMNLFGIKQYLIALFPLAIIVLVFPMALPGANFTTGQALLVALISAAMYGVFLLIQTKTHQSLFVYEHEDDGDDDDPHHGKPSAHSSAWHTVWLIVHLVAVIAVTKMNANPLETLLTELNAPVAFTGFLVALLILSPEGLGALKAVLNNQVQRAMNLFFGSVLATISLTVPVVTLIAFMTGNDLQFALGAPEMIVMLASLLLCQISFSTGRTNVLNGAAHMALFIAYLMTIFA
- the chaB gene encoding putative cation transport regulator ChaB, with product MPYKSKSELPDSVQHVLPAHAQDIYKEAFNSAWDQYKDKDDRRDDASREETAHKVAWAAVKNDYEKGDDDKWHKKK
- a CDS encoding gamma-glutamylcyclotransferase produces the protein MLTRDFLMKADCKTAFGAIEESLLWSAEQRAASLAATLSCRPDDGPVWIFGYGSLMWNPALEFVESATGTLPGWHRAFCLRLTAGRGSACQPGRMLALKEGGRTTGVAYRLPDATLQEELTLLWKREMITGCYMPSWCKLELDDGRTVNALVFIMDPRHPLYEADTRTQVIAPLIAAASGPLGTNAQYLFSLDQELTRLGMKDDCLNELVVKVKALLEGNAPGLCLTPAGAR